CGGGATCTGGTCGTAGGTCTGCTGGTCCATGAAGTAGTAGAACTCGCCGTCGTTGTACGAGTACTGGATCGGCCGGTGCTCGAGCCGCACCTCGTCGATGCGCTCGCCCGCGCGGAACGTCTTCTCCAGCACGTTGCCGGTGAGGACGTTCTTGAGCTTGCTGCGCACCACGGTGTTCCCCTTGCCGGGCTTGTGGTGCTGGAACCAGAGGATGCTCCACAGCACGCCATCCATGCTGATGACCATCCCGTTGCGGAAATCGGCCGTCGTTGCCAAGGAACTCTCCTAAGTTCGGTGCTGACTGAAGGTTCGGTTTGTTAGTGCGTTAGTGCGTTAGTGCGTGAGTGCGTTTTTCGATCCAGCGCACTTACGCACTTACGCACTTCTTTTCAAAATCTCCACCAGCGCCCGCAGCCCCAGCCTGTAGCTCTCCGCGCCGAAGCCGGAGACGATGCCGGCCGCGCCGGCGGCGAGATACGAGCGGTGCCGGAAGCGCTCGCGGGCGAAGACGTTGCTAAGATGCACCTCCACGTAAGGACGCGCCACTCCCGCCAGCGCGTCGCGCAACGCGATGCTGGTGTGCGTGTAGGCGCCCGCGTTCACCACGAACCCGCCCACGCGCCCCGCCGCCTCGTGCACGTGGTCCACCAGCGCGCCCTCGTGGTTAGATTGAAAGAACTCCACTTCCACGCCCAGCTCGGCCGCCAGCGAC
Above is a genomic segment from Longimicrobium sp. containing:
- the aroQ gene encoding type II 3-dehydroquinate dehydratase, producing MRIGVVHGPNLNLLGTREPATYGSATLEEVNAGVASLAAELGVEVEFFQSNHEGALVDHVHEAAGRVGGFVVNAGAYTHTSIALRDALAGVARPYVEVHLSNVFARERFRHRSYLAAGAAGIVSGFGAESYRLGLRALVEILKRSA